The following coding sequences are from one Brassica napus cultivar Da-Ae unplaced genomic scaffold, Da-Ae ScsIHWf_1459;HRSCAF=2050, whole genome shotgun sequence window:
- the LOC106366672 gene encoding uncharacterized protein LOC106366672, whose amino-acid sequence MAYSSSLFPSPFFSTDSSLFEVEVTRDEFHSFHKIDRDLFTRLVFVLKRDMNQSSQVIAFLLVVEQLRFARNLVAYLVSSQDMLIDAVANEVGVCLSILYNQDYSSFFLLNHNNNDEVVIPFLKGLTDSNLTLSYINQYRETILVGVTKNLNDVCNRAFDDIYEKGYKEQLLAIERAKLIEEMKKIRLGAQQQTPTRLSVQHQTPSWWNVQQQISRRSSVQQRTSIRSSVRRSTPIKVSAPQEWVPAPDVEKKAKAVVMETEGADIKEDEEEVTPADDRTVILKFSKGYPISESEVRVHFTREFGEVIEAIVMQEVQENEQPLFARMVLKMEYASKIEEIVTPMNKNMFTIDGKHVWVHKFFAAPSSSHV is encoded by the coding sequence ATGGcttattcttcttctctttttccttctcCATTTTTCTCAACCGATTCTTCTTTATTTGAAGTGGAGGTAACTCGAGACGAGTTTCATTCTTTCCACAAAATCGATAGAGACTTGTTCACTCGCCTCGTCTTTGTTCTAAAACGAGACATGAACCAATCGTCTCAAGTGATTGCGTTTCTCCTCGTGGTCGAGCAACTTCGCTTTGCACGCAACTTGGTCGCGTATCTTGTCTCATCACAAGACATGTTAATCGACGCGGTGGCCAATGAAGTCGGTGTGTGTCTAAGTATCTTATACAACCAAGACTACTCAAGCTTCTTCCTCCTTAACCACAACAACAATGATGAGGTGGTTATTCCTTTTCTCAAAGGTCTAACTGACAGTAATCTCACACTCAGTTACATCAACCAGTACCGCGAAACTATTCTCGTTGGAGTGACAAAGAATTTGAACGATGTCTGCAACCGAGCTTTCGATGATATATACGAGAAGGGCTACAAAGAGCAACTGTTGGCGATAGAGAGGGCAAAACTCattgaggagatgaagaagatccGGTTGGGTGCTCAACAACAAACCCCTACTAGGTTGAGTGTTCAACACCAAACCCCTAGCTGGTGGAATGTTCAACAACAGATCTCTCGTAGGTCGAGTGTTCAACAACGAACCTCTATTAGATCGAGTGTTCGACGATCAACCCCTATAAAGGTGAGTGCTCCACAAGAATGGgttcctgctccagatgttgaAAAAAAAGCAAAGGCGGTCGTGATGGAGACAGAGGGGGCGGACATCAAGGAGGACGAGGAAGAGGTGACGCCGGCAGATGATAGGACGGTGATTCTAAAGTTTTCCAAAGGATATCCAATTTCTGAATCGGAGGTTAGGGTTCACTTCACGAGGGAGTTTGGAGAAGTGATAGAAGCCATTGTGATGCAAGAAGTGCAAGAGAATGAGCAGCCCTTGTTTGCGAGGATGGTGTTGAAGATGGAATATGCGTCGAAGATTGAAGAGATCGTGACTCCAATGAACAAAAACATGTTCACTATTGATGGAAAACATGTTTGGGTTCACAAGTTCTTCGCTGCGCCCTCCTCCTCGCATGTTTGA